A stretch of Physeter macrocephalus isolate SW-GA chromosome 8, ASM283717v5, whole genome shotgun sequence DNA encodes these proteins:
- the SUMO3 gene encoding small ubiquitin-related modifier 3 isoform X5: MSEEKPKEGVKTENDHINLKVAGQDGSVVQFKIKRHTPLSKLMKAYCERQGLSMRQIRFRFDGQPISETDTPAQVACGILVPQTWALGSGNAES; this comes from the exons ATGTCCGAGGAGAAGCCCAAG GAGGGAGTGAAGACGGAGAACGACCACATCAACCTGAAGGTGGCCGGGCAGGACGGCTCCGTCGTCCAGTTCAAGATCAAGAGGCACACGCCGCTCAGCAAGCTGATGAAGGCCTACTGCGAGCGCCAG GGCTTGTCAATGAGACAGATTCGATTCAGGTTTGACGGACAACCAATTAGTGAAACGGACACCCCAGCGCAG gtggcttgcgggatcctagttccccaaacctgggccctcggcagcggaaatgcagaatcctaa
- the SUMO3 gene encoding small ubiquitin-related modifier 3 isoform X1: MSEEKPKEGVKTENDHINLKVAGQDGSVVQFKIKRHTPLSKLMKAYCERQGLSMRQIRFRFDGQPISETDTPAQVGEPAPPVLEGFFRPACHNRHVECLHLRVTHCFSPRKNTLHFLSFFFFLAAPGGLRDPSSPNLGPRQRKCRILTTGPPGNTHLTFYFLYLSKKFFFFLAVLCGMWGLSSPTRDRTCDPCSGSVES, encoded by the exons ATGTCCGAGGAGAAGCCCAAG GAGGGAGTGAAGACGGAGAACGACCACATCAACCTGAAGGTGGCCGGGCAGGACGGCTCCGTCGTCCAGTTCAAGATCAAGAGGCACACGCCGCTCAGCAAGCTGATGAAGGCCTACTGCGAGCGCCAG GGCTTGTCAATGAGACAGATTCGATTCAGGTTTGACGGACAACCAATTAGTGAAACGGACACCCCAGCGCAGGTAGGAGAGCCGGCCCCGCCTGTGTTGGAGGGCTTCTTCCGACCTGCGTGTCACAACCGCCACGTGGAATGCTTGCATCTGAGAGTCACCCATTGCTTCTCACCTAGAAAAAATaccttacattttctttctttctttttttttttggccgcaccaggtggcttgcgggatcctagttccccaaacctgggccctcggcagcggaaatgcagaatcctaaccactggaccaccagggaatacccaccttaccttttattttctttatttatcaaaaaaattttttttttttttggctgtgctctgcggcatgtggggtctcagttccccgaccagggatcgaacctgtgacccctgcagtggaagcgtggagtcctaa
- the SUMO3 gene encoding small ubiquitin-related modifier 3 isoform X4 encodes MSEEKPKEGVKTENDHINLKVAGQDGSVVQFKIKRHTPLSKLMKAYCERQGLSMRQIRFRFDGQPISETDTPAQLEMEDEDTIDVFQQQTGGVRGGQLPLGCSP; translated from the exons ATGTCCGAGGAGAAGCCCAAG GAGGGAGTGAAGACGGAGAACGACCACATCAACCTGAAGGTGGCCGGGCAGGACGGCTCCGTCGTCCAGTTCAAGATCAAGAGGCACACGCCGCTCAGCAAGCTGATGAAGGCCTACTGCGAGCGCCAG GGCTTGTCAATGAGACAGATTCGATTCAGGTTTGACGGACAACCAATTAGTGAAACGGACACCCCAGCGCAG CTGGAGATGGAGGACGAAGACACCATCGACGTGTTCCAGCAGCAGACGGGGGGGGTCCGGGGCGGCCAGCTGCCTCTGGGGTGCAGCCCCTAG
- the SUMO3 gene encoding small ubiquitin-related modifier 3 isoform X2, producing MSGDVFVALLESEWWLRLGLRPSTFASVGPLPSTQFSFQTMRDSCPLFTSFHDKEPMLVCPPTVTRQTARPACGVWVTCEHDCALGPLGPLVLSDASAQSLPQSLSFQTLLLRGDHFQLQLFFSLFFGLVNETDSIQV from the exons ATGTCTGGTGATGTCTTCGTGGCGCTGCTGGAATCGGAGTGGTGGCTTCGCCTGGGGCTCCGTCCCTCCACCTTTGCGTCTGTGGGGCCACTGCCCTCGACACAGTTCAGTTTCCAGACGATGCGTGATTCCTGCCCTTTGTTTACTTCATTTCACGATAAGGAGCCGATGCTCGTATGCCCTCCCACGGTGACCAGACAGACCGCCCGGCCGGCGTGTGGAGTGTGGGTTACGTGTGAGCATGACTGTGCCCTCGGGCCCCTCGGGCCCCTCGTGCTCTCTGACGCTTCTGCCCAGTCTCTCCCCCAGAGCCTGTCCTTTCAG ACCTTGCTCCTGAGAGGAGATCACTTTCAACTCcaacttttcttttcacttttctttg GGCTTGTCAATGAGACAGATTCGATTCAGGTTTGA
- the SUMO3 gene encoding small ubiquitin-related modifier 3 isoform X3 codes for MFLGLLLSQGPSLPAPPGLLLSHHPRAASCLFSGLIFFPCFDGAYLPVSCSERGLSMRQIRFRFDGQPISETDTPAQLEMEDEDTIDVFQQQTGGVRGGQLPLGCSP; via the exons ATGTTCCTGGGTCTTTTGCTttcccagggcccctccctccctgccccacctggaCTGCTGCTCAGCCATCATCCCAGAGCCGCCTCCTGTCTATTTTCTGGATTAATCTTCTTCCCCTGTTTTGACGGAGCATATCTTCCAGTATCTTGCTCAGAAAGG GGCTTGTCAATGAGACAGATTCGATTCAGGTTTGACGGACAACCAATTAGTGAAACGGACACCCCAGCGCAG CTGGAGATGGAGGACGAAGACACCATCGACGTGTTCCAGCAGCAGACGGGGGGGGTCCGGGGCGGCCAGCTGCCTCTGGGGTGCAGCCCCTAG